A region of the Clavelina lepadiformis chromosome 9, kaClaLepa1.1, whole genome shotgun sequence genome:
gcaaaacacagttgaccgttatctgtcaagcgagattttagtgcagttgcttacatttcccatgcataacattgctgtgaattgtaaatgtaaataaacattgtaaatgtgtgattaaatgtcgcgtgattaaatgtcctagtgattatgtgtcgcgtgaataaatgtcctagtgattatgtgtcgcgtgattaagtgtcgcgtgattaaatgtcctagtgattatgtgtcggtgattaaacgTCGCGTGAtcaagtgtcgcgtgattaagtgtcaccaaaccttAGCTAGCCTACCACACCTTCTGTACCTACAGTAGAGCTATAGAGTTTTGGTAATAACTGTTcaaccactacatattatcAAAAATTCTTTCACTAGCAGTATGTTTACTTTACTACTATatattctttgatttaaggcctaCTTGTTTTTAGATTTGCCCTTCACTTTAATTATAATCGACCGCTGACGTATCGGATACATTTCCTGTTTTATGTCTCAGCTATTCCTTACAAAGTAAACTAATCTTCTTAACATCAATAAGCATTCACGAGCAATCAGCAAGATAGATCATTTCCAGCCGCCCGAAATTAACCATTGAAAGTGCTCACCGCGATTCCTCGGAGTTTTCTGGCTTTACTGGAGTTGAAAGCCTGTTGGGGTTGAATGAAAATTTGTGCTTGAGGCTGCACCACCGCTGATGTCGGCGTGTTCGACGGGTAGGAAGCGGTCATGTTCATGGCAAATCTTAAGTTGATGCACTGTAGCGAAGTCAATCAATTACGAACGTTGAAATCATTAAATACAACTAAGCTACGGCTATTAGTTTTTTGACATTTCGACCATTGCTGAAAATTGGCCTATGTATGATACCTCGACTATCTATCAGACACAATAGGCCTACTTGAAGGTATTTCTACATACGCTTTCCTACACAAAATGATTTTGGTTGAACCTCATGTCTGCCGTTTACTGTAATAACCCGAGGGCACTTttattacagtattttgaCAATTAAACTTTAATATCTCTAGATTACGTGTACGTGATACTAACTCTATAGGATAATTATACATAcgtgttatagttaagttatCTATATCAATTTCCTTGTCGACATGTTGTGTACGTGTAGGCTTAATGTACAAATGGCCAGAGGCAATATTTTCCGCGCTGGTCCTGCCCGCTTCATCGATTGTCACAAGGAGACAGCTGTATATAACGTGACCAGGGCCAAACAGGATTATTATAGTCTACTTGCAAAGTGAGGTGTACAATCGATGACTCCAGAATGACCAGggaaaaataacatatttgcGGACCACGGAATGACGATTTTGTCGGTGGAAAAAGTGATTCGCTGCGTCAGGTTGTGAAGTTCATCATTTCTTTGCCGGTTTAAACGTTTTCCACAGTTTCGAACGAATTTTCTCCACACTTGTTTCTGGACCGAGAAAAATCGTTGCTCTAAAATAAGACTTAACTATCTGTAAAACTGTGACGTCCAACGGGAAGTAGTCTGATGTACTTTCAGTAACTTCACATGAGAGTTGCGATAAGTGTAATGTTTCCGTAAGATCGCATGTAGCGAAAGGAAAGTATAGACGAGAGCTAGCTGGTAACCATGTTGGCCACTTGCAAAAtaaatgatgacaaaaatgtagGTTTCTCGTTACTTCAAGAAAGTTGGAACTCTTGCAATTTCCTACGCCATTTCCTGCGCTCCCAAACACGTCCGGAGGGcaagcaatatttttaaagcatGGTTTAGGTCGTCAGATGTGCAAAATGAAAGAATGTGGCTTTTTTCATGGAGAACTGCTTAGTTCAAATCTACCACCGCTTTGAAACACGACGTCAATAGGAACAAGCATCATAAAACCATGGCAATACGCAGTAAGGTTCACAACGCAAGGATACTACCCAGAGCCGGAGAAAGGGCCACATGCTAAAACGAGGCCCCCAAATATGACTGAAAGCTTAATATTATGCATAGAAACAACTAATACTGACCCCACGCCTTTCCCCTTTCCACATTCATATTTATTTATCTTAATGATACGGTGATGACGAGAGAGCTTGGAAATTTTCTGATCacagttattttgttttttttgcttgcAAGTTAGCCCTTTCTATTCATATACAGCTTCGTTCATCGTGATTATTCACAATACCGTTGGCCTACGCTAACTTAGTATGCGCACTGTACAATATGGTTTGCGGACGGCAGCTTTCTTGCCAGCGACATCTCCATTTCTCACCGATCACTGTCTGATTTTCAATTGTCGTTTCAGATTTTCGCTGATGGGTTTATGACACTGATCCTGGACGaggaaaacaaaacaatgcagTAGCGTCATGCTTAATTGTGATGCTCGAATGGTAAAGGTCTCGGGTTtgaatattgttattgtttggttttgttttgttcaaattaatttttaatgtaatttagtcatgagaggtgagagtttgggtcggtggggattagttttaaattaatttagagtTCGGAAAAATTGTgatttttagttgaaaaaCGACGTTTGTTTCTAATTGCAACCTAGCACCGGAACTGATACCACCTGCGATGATTATACACCCACATTGGTCTGAAACTAAACCAtgtttaaaatgatttcaatttttggAAAGAGAGAAAAAGACTGATTAAAgactaaggtacctgtaccgaataaggcccacctaacacttttttgaaaataattcaagaaccataaatgagaatagactgaaaaatcgtattctattagtgagggtatatgactacaacatattaaaaccacaatacctgacaacccctaaaaaatttttataaagaaattaaaaattccaaaaaaaggggccttattaggagcataggctcctaataaggcccaccaattttgtgagtattttgattcaaaacatagtaatagacaacatataacattattagaaatttcacattttaagttgtacaaacatttaaaaagattccactaggcgcatcaaagtaattgcaacaatttgccaactgaggactggaaccactcttgaagtctggacatcaattagccaagcatcttgtatgggccttattaggcgcatgtggcatccacgaaaaaatgtcacatttttatcatcagaaaaattttagcaaaaaaaagtgcattatccttttcaatactaagttggttgttacatgaaaatttcagccggctgacaacagttcatttaacctgccaaattctcacttactttttttctaaattaacaaaaccaccttaactgcaaatatcaaatttttgttgtgctctagcgaatcggtcgatcacgtgacaaggatgaaatctggtaaaccatcatgaatttatattagttattatgtagggacaaaatctttcatttatttgcacgggtttgcgaaatatgagcaatgggccttactagggaccgggccttattcggtacaggtaccttagtcAAAGTAAGCCAATGCTTTTTACTGTAATAAGCGAAGAGCAATAATATTTTATGCGATTTAACAACCAAACTTAACCATTAATTTAAGGCAAAGCAAATATATACGAAGCATATACATACAACGTTTTTGACCGTATAATCTTGGACAACGTTATAATCTTGGAACAAATACTCTTAAAGCAGTTTCCAAAGCTGAAAAACGTCTTTGATGTTTTGGGAACAGTCAGGTTACTGGCGTTCGCTTGAACCGACTGGTCATAATAGCTTTCTGAGTTCGCTACCGAAGTGCAGCTAGTTGTTAGGGAATTGCAACGGAGTAAGTCGACTAGTTTTGGGCGAATGAATGTCTTCATCTTACGTAATTTTGAGAGCAAATTTGCACCTTAATCAGTGAGGTGTGAGCCagaaattattgcaataaagattttcaaaagattttcttttcaGACTAGGAAGCTTAGGATAACTTAtaagcaatgttccctctaatttttcacgagtctgagcaaacacactaactccctgagcggtcccttggaccactgtgagcaacatcagacgagccacgtgcgcactgtggccattattatgtgtttattttattttcaattcaggttggaattttttcttgtgcgcagcacagattttctgtgcgcggagaccgtgtcagcagtgcgcatttgcgcacgcgcgcagcttagagggaacattgcttaTAAGTTATTGGAGGACAATCAGCGTTCACCTTTATTTTTGAAGTTCTTTTGGTAGATACACAAAGAGGTTTCTGATTTAAGAATTGAAAGATGGCCGACAAACAAGCCAGAACCGATACAGGCACACCAGTACAGAATACATTTAACCAGTGCGACTTTCGAAACAGCCCATTCAATCAAAACTCTTCACGCACAAACTACACATGTACAGATTTTACTTTACGATAGTTTTAGAAATGCGACATAACTTGCGAGCTAAAACGGACATgttatttataacttaatgTTCCAACTCGTCTGGTTGTGTTGTGTTCATCATAGCTAATTTTTTCTAACTGGCTAGAAATTTAAACCTGgaactttgttttttatagACAGGGGAGACAATTACTGTGAAGATGACGACACAACTATCCCACGGAACAGACGACAAAGTTTCAATGAGTATGACGGCAACGCTGAATTTTTTAACTATCTCCGGGAGACGGCACCAGTCCCATCCAGCGAACAATCCCGGGTAATGACCGAACAAGCTTCGCCTGTTAGCCCGTTTGGTTTCGTGATCCATCCTCGCAATATTCCTTCTTCCGGATTTTCATCTAATGGTTGGAACCCACCGTTACAGCATATGATTCATCACTCATTGCATGATATGAGAATGAGGCAACATGGATCTCGCGACCTTGTACGCATTCCCAGAAGTCATCCTGCATCTGCACATAGAAGCCAGCCAGTCGCTATGAGACCTACAGTACATGGCCCGAGATCTACTCACATATCAACGCATGCTCGGTTAGGCTCGAACAGGTTAAAAAATGAGAGAAAAAGTAAACTGTAGGAAACCGGGGGTTATTTACAGACTAAATAATGAGGAGCTGAAGGAAGTacaaagtaaaagaaaaaaggtaaaattaaCAATTCAAGCAAAATGCTTCGGATCCagtaataaagttttattcgaTAACTTGCACGAATCGTGCAATTTGTTACTTCGTCATAATCAAAATGCAAACCTCAACCCGGCCGAAAACGGAAGGTATGTGAATGGGGGGCGCTTTGCCGTGTTCTCCTTTGAAAATCTTTCGGGGATAAACTCCTGTTTGGaaagaaataacaaatattGTTACATGTAGGATAAGTGACATTCCAACCAAAGCTGCATTTTTTCATGTTACCCGATTATCTTCAAGTTTAATACAAACTGGCGTGAAGATTTGACTGAATTAATATGTACTTCAACTTTTTCCCATAAATTGACATTCCGATGAAGGGTGAATATGTGGACAACGGCAGATGTGCCTTTGGGGATGTCCCCGCCTGATTTGTTAAATTCACTTTCCATTGGAAGGTCTTCTTTGAGCTGTCGAGCAATCAGCCACACCGGGGGATACAGGCGCAAGCTCTCCTTTATAAACATAGTTAGGTACTCAAGCTTGGGTAGATCTGACCTAATGGAGATGTAAGTTAGGTTTTAACCTTTCAGCGAAATCATAGCACCTACAAACCATAAAACTGGAAACAAGGTTAAGTGGATACACTAGCGctataatattataattattaatggATACTacacaaaattaattaatcagtCACCATTGCACATTCAGATTGTTGCCGATTACTTCTTGGACTTCCTTCCTACATTGCTCTTGAAATCCTGGATATTTTGCCAAATTATACAAAGCCCATGATATCCCTGAACAAAAACCGTACATTAAGTAGATAAATCTAAGAGGATGATTTTGCAATCAAAATTCTTGGCCTAGTTGCTTCACCAAGACCAAAATAAGAACATAAACCAGCAGTTATGcaaataaaatctaaaatgTGACTGcatgctacattttaaacagaaGACTTTTCTTACCACTTGATGTTGTGTCGTGAccttcaaataaaaaagtgtCCACTTCGTCTCTTATCTCTTTATCACTTAACCCAGAACCATCTTCATCCTTTGAGACAAACatataaagaaaacaacaatgtTGGCGCTTTTGCTATGTGGTTGCTAACAATGTACAAACAcacaaacatcaaaatattgACAGAGTTATCAAAGAATCAAGCAATCAATGGTGGATTGCTCGAATTCTTCCAAAAAAAACCTATTCTTAAATTTACTTTCGCTTTTAGAAGAATATCAATAAAGTCCAGAAGCTTCTTCCGTTTTCTACCAGAATCATCCTTCAAAGTTGGATCACTGCTTTCGGTGTTTATTTGGTCAGTTTTTAGGCAGTTACGCCGACTTTTTATAATCTATCAAAATGACTTCATTATTGAGTTTAGGCATTTAACGGCATCACTTCTGTTATCAGCCACATTATGAAAATACCCGAAGAAACCTTTAGTCAACACTTAAGCCAAACCAAAAAAATccatgttaaaaaaattgccaaaTAATCTTGAGTTTTGAAATGTCATCGTTTCAACAGAACAAAGGTCAGAAAAATGAGAATAAAACCATTTACGGTTCCCAGATGAAGTTTATGAAAGAGGTCAAACCTTTTCAGTGTACGCATGAACAAAGTTAACTTGTTTTCGGAACTTCCATCCAACAGGCGAAATCCAAAATATCCAGTCAATCAACAAGATTGGATATTTGAATCGAAGCATTGTAATTTCATCCAGAATCTGTACCGCTTTGATATAATTCTGTTCCGctctgaataaaaaaaaaaaataggaCTTATTACATTCACGTTTGCATCAATCAGTCTTAAATTCCAAACCAATCCCCCTAAACCTAAACCCTTGTCACACTAATATCACTAACTTGCCGTTTCATGCTACTGAGTTCAGCAGTAAAGTCAATTCAAACTTACACTGCATTTTGGCAATCGGTGTGTGATGACATGGCGCATTGCATCATTGTGTTTAGAGTTAGAAATCCAACATCTTTGAATACTTCTATCGGCTCATCTACAACTGCTGCCCATTTGTCCAGCATTTCTCTTGCACAGTTGTTAAAGATGGGAATATACctcaaaataatttaaatcgGCTTTTACGCATCATTTCAGCCATTTGGAATTACTTAAACATGCCCTAAACTTAAACTACAATGTAGCAAGTTGTGGGAAAAGATGGCAACCAGCAATGTAAAATTGAGACAATTGACTTGTACTCGTGTCAGAGCAACCTAACCACTAACCAGTTGACTTGACATAAATGAAGCAGACAATCAAGTGGAGTCTTAGTGTTTTAACAAAGCTGTAAGATAATTGCTTTCAAGTTGAAGTTACAGTTTCTTAAATTTGACCTACTTTCCAAATAGTTGATTTAAAGAGCTTTTTGTGTCCAATCAGATGACCGCAAAGCTTTCTCAAAAAACAGAGGCGTGACGACTGTTTCATAATTCATTACAATATTTCACTGTTTGTTGAAAATGGGTGGACATGCAACATTGTTCACTgaacaaaacaatgaaaagaCTTAACTTGCAACTACACAGCACACACataaacttgataaaattttcagGGATGCCAGTCGcagaaaatagaaaagttGCTAATTAGCGCTTATGTATGATGTACACACGTTTGATTTCATTGAGTTTAACTTTTcgaaaaaaatcatttgtaCAAATTTAATCAAGTATATATGGTACATATCTCTTACGATGTAAGAATGTTGAAATGAAATGCAGGTGTGATGAGACGACGATGTCGATGCCAATGCTTTCCGCTACTCGTAAGCAATCCCTTCCCGATCCAAGGCTCTAAAAATCTGTACCCCCTTTTACCCTTCGGAGCTAGAAAGAAAATATGTCATTTAACATTCCGATACAAGTTGAGGCCACAAGTTCAAGTTTTATACATAATTTACCCCTCTGCTGCCTCAGGGACGTTCATCTTGAAAGGCAGTtaacttttttgaaagaacATTTCAAGGAACATATATACTACAAAGGTGACATGACTAACTGTTTTATTGCCTTTTGAAGGTACCtcttttgaaagttttgaaacCCCTACTACAGGTGTCTATGCAGTATGCATCACAAACTAATATCAACTGAAAACGTTGGGGAAATTCTTCTCCTTGCCACGACAGCATTTATTCACATACATTCAAATATATCTACAGGATTGTCAACAAAAAACTAGAGTTGACGTCCCCTTGACTCTGCCTGGTGTACCTCaactacaaacatttaaatctTACCGGAGCTTGCCAGTACAGGCTTGATCACTTCAGGATGATAAAGATGCAAAAAGGAGAGATTTTTCACTACTTGGAAGTTAAATAGTCCAGGAAAATGAGAAGTCCGACCTGCTGCCTTTAAAAATCCTTCTTCATTTTGGGGGTACTGCAATAAAGCTCTTAGTCAGTGTAATTCTTACATAATAGAAATTAACATTTAATGGATTAATCAACAACTGGATTACTGCATAGGTTTTTGAGTCACTAGTTTCTAATCCACATATAGTAAAATGATATATAGTTAAATGAggctaaaaattttatttgtattctGCTTACAAAGTGTGTGTGTCCtttcaaccaatgcaaggagCTATATACACTTTTTTTCAGGTGAAACCCAGATACTGTGTCAAGCTGTTTAGTCAGTTGCCGCGAAGAATtgaacatagaaatcaaacgaTGCAGAAGAAGAACAATAAGTGAGAAGATCAAAAGGTCCAGGCTCAAGTGGGAGAGGATGTACCCACTGCACCATTGTTGGCTCATAATAAACAGTGTTTAGCAGAGAGAAACTTTACCGACATTTAAGTTAgctgaaataaatttgtagAGATGAGTAGTTACATGGAGTACGCTCTCAATGCCATGAAATAACCACTATATTTGTGAGCACAAGATAACAAACtcaacataaaaattaatttagtattttttcttcacaaaagGTCACGGCAAGACAATGATATATGATGCTCCGCTGTTGTCACAAAACAGCACTCTTCTAATTTATCAGCAACTTCATGATTTCACACTTGCAGTTTTTAAGGCTAACACACAGCTGTGGAAGTGTAAACTCACAACATCACAATTCTTCTGCTATACTCACAAACGTACAGAATAGTTAACAATGGCTACATAAAACAAGCGATATTATAGAAGTTATTGTGAAATATTGATACAAAGTAAGGATATCTACAATTTGTGCATCTCTGTGTACTTTCTGCTCATTTTGGCAAGCAGAGATTTCACAGAGCAGTTTCTAAATAAGTGCTAGGTACAGAAAGTAGTGGCTGCATTATTTTAAACCATTTTGCTAACATATGTGTAGTAAGGCACAACCTTTCACATAACACAGCTAGATGCCTTATTGCAAGTTGATGGGCAAGTAAAAGGTAATCGGAAATTTTCCACAGAGCTCGCATATTATCCCCATCTTGACTACGCTTGTACAGCTTTAGATTCAAAACAGCAGAGTAACAACCTAACTTTTTGAAATCATTATGCGCCAGGTATAGACAGTCAAGTGATATGATTGGCTGGTATTCATGTCAGTTTTTGAAGTAAATTGTGTGCGAAAAGACACATATTTTGGCATGCACAGAAACCTTAATTCTTTGTGTATTTATCATAACTTTCCCTTTTTTGCTTCCGGTGAAGCAGAAAAGGGAAATTTGGCTTCTGTTCGACTTTCGTTTGGCAAAAGAGAAATTTGGCTTTTGTTTAATTGGTTGGAGTGAACTTCAAAAAGTTTGGCGTGCACATTGAGCCTGTTGTGTTTGTGTACCATTACCACATATTCTGCTACAGGTGAATATGTAACGATTTTACGCCAACATAGTCCCGAAAACTACACAATGTTTTTCGAATATCGTTCCTTTACTGTGTAAAGAAATTGACGTGTTAGCCACCTGTGCAAAATTTTCATAAGCTGATGTCCAAAACACTTGCGAttcaaaaaagaatcaaagggggttgaaaataatttctatTGTTAAGTGTAAGCAAACGGAAAAATCTTGCCAGTCAAAACAAGCTCAGAAAGGTTCTTTTCACTGCTAGATCTTCAACAAAGGTTTGTGTTGTGCTTAAGCATAAAAACcggtaaatacaaaaaaatttaagaacaTATGCAATCGCAAAGACTACTCACAATGTCAAATTACAATGTACTTATAGGCTTATCGCTTACGACTATCTCTATTTGAAACAAGCGTGTGCCTAACCTAACCCGATCTGCAGAGTTGGACAAGTGCGCACTCAAATTTGGTTACTAAAGTTACAGTTATATTCAGTAGCACCCTTCAGATGCAACAACAAGCAGGTTTATGTAAACTTAGCTGAAGTTTGCATGCTACTACCCAATTTTTGACATAGTTGTTAAATGCATGTTTACATAATTCATAGCAATTCTTTAGCAGAAAActtttgggtttggtggccgtgctgaAGCTTATAtcttttttacattctctGATTGGTccgtaatgcacgtttttgaCCTCAAGGCCATGTCACATTTTTCCCGtccaatttgtggaaattattgcTGATAACTACTAACATGTTTGCGACTACTTATCAGCATCAGCAAAATTTATTCGTTCCTCAcattgaagacgaaaaataaaatgaatgacaGGCTGACAGGGGCTAAATCATCAAATTCAGTACCTGGCAGCCTGTGAGTGCGCACTTGCAGTGCACTTTTAGGTCTCTTGCGGAGTCaagattttgttgaaaaagacTGAAATATGAGGCCTGGCTCCTAATGAAAGCTTCAATGTGGGCTACtggatatttgcagttaatgATATCGATTTTTAAAGGTTGTGTGTTTTCCTTGCAGGCTAACCTAATTCAGAATAAACCCGGCCCCTCTGTTTGGTCGTAGCCATAAGACTTTTACAACCTGTACTACGTGCATTGTCCCAGCTTATTTCATCTTTTATAACAACCATAGGCAATAAATGAAAGGTACTATTGCAACAGCATGTAGTTAAATCATCCAATATCAGTGCAGTAGCGCTGGCCTACCAGCCTGCTAATAGTATAAACTGGTTGTTTCAAACCAGCAGGGCCTCAGGGGTCTCTTACGTCTTATAGGCTAATGTACTTCTGCACTGtgattatgatgtaataattcctTAACACTCGATCCTGATATGGGCACGCGAAAGTAAAGGAGACTCAGAGTCTCAGACAGGGGAAGCTGCACACAGTTTTGTAGGATTTAGGGCTGCTACCGTACTCTTCGATCCTTATTCATAAACTACTTGTTATTTTGCTTCCAATTTGTTAACGGGGAATTTCCCTTCAGCGAGtcgaaaacaacaacaaatcaaatcattttcagGCACAGCCCAAAACGATGTAAACAAATCtggtgtttaaatctctttgttCAACCCAAGTGCttccaattaaaaaaaaaatgaataaaaaaatattgagcgctttgaaagaaaaaacagaaaactgaaatgtttagtgttttgttttatttgttttggacaaaaattacagaagtaaatatttttacgaGCCGCCCCTGCTGATGATGCTGTTCTCACGAAATCATCCGTCTTAACTACTTAATTCAGCAAGCAAGCAAAGTGTGGCCTACTGTATTGTGTACTTTAAGGCAACTACAGGACTTGAAAATGGTTGTTTATAGAATGGCTCTGGTTATCAACGTCTTGGCTTATGACatcaaaaatgatgatcttcACTCACCAGCTAAGAAACCAGTTGTAAACAAACTCGATGTCGAACGAAGCTTGGAAATATTAAAGTTgctcttttaaattttgtgtgcaATATTGTCGTAACATTCCGTAGGCTATGGGTTTGGCTACCGTGCTAAGCTTCTTTCGTAGTGCTACCACTGTAGTTCACATTAATCACATAATGCACGTTTTTAACTCTTCAAGGCCCTACCGCTTTGATTGATTGTATGTGAGCGTAGACTACTTTTTTGACTATGCTGAAGCAAGGTGAGGTCAACATGATCGTTTCCGATCCAGATGTTTTCCAAACGTAGGCTTATGACGTAGCATAGAGTCACGTGGTTATGGTTCGGTTGTCACAAAGTAGACAAATCAATTTCAATCATGATTGCCACGGTATATCATAAATTCcgtaaaagaaatttttactcCGTTGAAAGTGTGTAGTGTTGGTTTCAAGTGGATGACTACCGCAGGTTAATTATATGGAATAGGGTGGTGGATGAGATGGATTTCCCTCTGCTGAAGCTCGCATACTGTTGAAAGCTTGTTGTTGTTTCTGTTGGATGGCGTCAGAGTCTAATTGATCAAGTGCCATGGCTTGGCCTAAATGGGCGGTAGTCGTCGGTGGAAGTGCTGGTGTAGCAGGTTGTGGCATTCCCCTTAGTACCGTTTGAACAACGTAACCCGTCTGTTGTTGGTCAGGCTGCACATCTGCAAGCAAAggctgcaaattttttaccatttcaaAAGAGAAGAACTGAACACGTGACACGGAACTTTCTGTAACGACTTACTTTGAACATACGCCGGTGGCTGACCGGTCGTGTTAGCAATGTACATTACCTGGTGGTTAGGAACGGAATAAATCTAGTAATCACATGTTAAATCTTAAAACCTAAATTTGATTGAATTAACATCGAATATTAATTGTCGAACCTGATTTTAGAAAACACTCCTTACCTGTCCACATCCTCCACCGCAACATCCATGAGGATTCACATAACACGTCAACGATGCGCTTGCAATAAGGAGGATAAACAATACCATGGAAGCAGCAATATTCACGACAGTTAGTCCAAACGCCAAACTCTGCCGAAATAGGGAGGAGATTACTTCTTTGAAATATATGAAGAAAAATATCTACAAGATCACGCACCAATGTGGCATCTGAAACCATCCCAAGTTCGAACCCGAAGAGTATTGCGGAGAATACAGCTGTAGTGATTGCAAAACCCATATGGCAATTGACCTAAAAACAATTAGACATCTCGTTTGTAACTGACGGATCTTCACTTTCTCGTATTTGAATCTACTCACAATACAAGGCGATGCACTTTTTCTACCAGCCGCTATTCCAAGTCCCCCAGCAACGACTGcctaaacataaaatttttaaaaaatccatAATTTACTGCGCTTAGCACTTTAATACGAAGAACAGACTTGAAAGTGTCGATCGTTTGTTTGAGTATTTTATAGTTCTTACCCAAACTCCACACCATAGTCCTTGAGACCGACCGTATATGTAGAAAAAGCTAAATGTCCAATTTCGGTGGATAGATAGACCGGCCACCCCCAATACGATGCATAATGATCCAAGCACCACTTCTACAGCCTATTGCAATTTCTTCCGt
Encoded here:
- the LOC143470793 gene encoding cytochrome P450 4F6-like isoform X2; amino-acid sequence: MLDKWAAVVDEPIEVFKDVGFLTLNTMMQCAMSSHTDCQNAVAEQNYIKAVQILDEITMLRFKYPILLIDWIFWISPVGWKFRKQVNFVHAYTEKIIKSRRNCLKTDQINTESSDPTLKDDSGRKRKKLLDFIDILLKAKDEDGSGLSDKEIRDEVDTFLFEGHDTTSSGISWALYNLAKYPGFQEQCRKEVQEVIGNNLNVQWSDLPKLEYLTMFIKESLRLYPPVWLIARQLKEDLPMESEFNKSGGDIPKGTSAVVHIFTLHRNVNLWEKVEEFIPERFSKENTAKRPPFTYLPFSAGLRCRMTSGNAYKVARSMLPHSHIMQ
- the LOC143470793 gene encoding cytochrome P450 4F6-like isoform X1, whose translation is MSQQWCSGYILSHLSLDLLIFSLIVLLLHRLISMFNSSRQLTKQLDTVSGFHLKKSVYSSLHWLKGHTHFYPQNEEGFLKAAGRTSHFPGLFNFQVVKNLSFLHLYHPEVIKPVLASSAPKGKRGYRFLEPWIGKGLLTSSGKHWHRHRRLITPAFHFNILTSYIPIFNNCAREMLDKWAAVVDEPIEVFKDVGFLTLNTMMQCAMSSHTDCQNAVAEQNYIKAVQILDEITMLRFKYPILLIDWIFWISPVGWKFRKQVNFVHAYTEKIIKSRRNCLKTDQINTESSDPTLKDDSGRKRKKLLDFIDILLKAKDEDGSGLSDKEIRDEVDTFLFEGHDTTSSGISWALYNLAKYPGFQEQCRKEVQEVIGNNLNVQWSDLPKLEYLTMFIKESLRLYPPVWLIARQLKEDLPMESEFNKSGGDIPKGTSAVVHIFTLHRNVNLWEKVEEFIPERFSKENTAKRPPFTYLPFSAGLRCRMTSGNAYKVARSMLPHSHIMQ
- the LOC143470794 gene encoding uncharacterized protein LOC143470794 is translated as MNMTASYPSNTPASAVTQPQAQIFIQPQQTSNSSKARKLRGIAAVEVVLGSLCIVLGVAGLSIHRNWTFSFFYIYGRSQGLWCGVWAVVAGGLGIAAGRKSASPCIVNCHMGFAITTAVFSAILFGFELGMVSDATLSLAFGLTVVNIAASMVLFILLIASASLTCYVNPHGCCGGGCGQIYSVPNHQVMYIANTTGQPPAYVQNVQPDQQQTGYVVQTVLRGMPQPATPALPPTTTAHLGQAMALDQLDSDAIQQKQQQAFNSMRASAEGNPSHPPPYSI